One Macadamia integrifolia cultivar HAES 741 unplaced genomic scaffold, SCU_Mint_v3 scaffold2060, whole genome shotgun sequence genomic window carries:
- the LOC122065602 gene encoding uncharacterized protein LOC122065602, which yields MIQYGKMLYRQIQGGAKCKKNGLPHWPELQMIFGDSNASGDRETNQDEEDFGETQMNQDPQTPLNMSLEDIEDDLEMTNPSKRRLDRTPTGRRKKSSTTNVNRVMKNLDKFCSWRMELGVNPKITSAGQTNQPCGSAIALVVLIPTTIDQSVVGCQALLDSIPDLPHDIYFKAVERIWDDPIWRMSFCATLPERRKW from the exons ATGATACAGTATGGGAAAATGCTTTACAG GCAAATCCAGGGTGGGGCAAAGTGTAAGAAGAATGGGTTACCACATTGGCCTGAGCTACAGATGATCTTTGGAGATTCAAATGCAAGTGGAGATAGGGAAACTAATCAGGATGAGGAAGATTTTGGTGAGACACAGATGAACCAAGATCCACAAACACCTCTCAATATGAGTTTGGAAGACATAGAAGATGATTTGGAGATGACTAACCCTTCCAAGCGTAGGCTTGACAGAACTCCTACTGGACGTAGGAAGAAGAGTTCAACCACAAATGTGAATCGTGTAATGAAGAATCTCGATAAATTTTGTAGTTGGAGAATGGAGTTGGGTGTCAATCCAAAAATCACATCTGCAGGACAAACTAACCAACCTTGTGGATCAGCGATAGCTCTGGTAGTATTAATACCTACCACAATTGATCAAAGTGTGGTTGGTTGTCAAGCCTTGCTGGACTCCATACCTGATTTGCCACATGATATATATTTCAAAGCTGTGGAGCGTATATGGGATGATCCTATTTGGAGGATGTCATTCTGTGCAACACTTCCTGAACGAAGGAAGTGGTAA
- the LOC122065601 gene encoding pentatricopeptide repeat-containing protein At4g31850, chloroplastic, producing the protein MIVMELCSSRICGSNISCGVQTDRKPSILNGNGFFGRKTMGNLKVLPCGFLLNLKKKRKKQVGFCELVIVHSYAVMGRKGRAEDGLSSDEVIQILKSTSEPIEAFSFFKSVAKRPLVFHSTESCNYMLELLRVHGKVEEMAVVFDLMQKQIIKRNLDTYLTIFKSLSVRGGIGQAPFGLERMSKAGFVLNAFSYNGLIHLLLQSGFLREAMMVYRRAVSEGIKPSLKTYSALMVASGKRKDTKTVMNLLEEMESIGLRPNIYTFTICIRVLGRAGKIDEACGILKRMEEEGCGPDVITYTVLIDALCNAGRLDSAKELLLRMKSSSHKPDRVTYITLLDKFSDSGDLDSVREFWRQMEADGYVADVVAFTILVGALCKAYKIDEAFGTLDVMRKKGVKPNLYTFNTLISGLLRVNRLNEALELFNSIESQGPEPTAFTYILFIDYYGKLGESGKAVETFEKMKNRGIVPNVVACNASLYSLAEQGNIGQAKNVFNGLKNHGLTPDAITYNMMMKCYSKAGKVDESVKLLSEMMRNGCVPDVITFNSLIDSLYKAHQVDEAWDLFHRMNKMKLIPTVVTYNTLLAGLGKDGRLQKAIELFESMRTYGVSPNTVTFNTLLDCLCKNGEVNWALEMLSRMTKMECWPDVLTYNTIIHGLVKENRADDAFWIFHQMRKLLYPDFVTLCTLLPVVIKSGRIEDAFKIAEIFFYQAGCEAEMISWENLMEAILCEAGIEPSIIFAERLVSAGVCKDDSILSPLLKCLCRHNKAADANKLFDKFTKMYGITATLEVYNYLMEGLLATQLTEMAWTLFEEMKAAACAPDIFTYNLLLDSLGKSERIDELYKLRGEMLSRGCQPNTITHNIVISSLVKSNMLDEAIDLYYDLMCGDFSPSPCTYGPLIDGLSKSGRVEEAKQFSEEMVEYGCKPNCAIYNILINGFGKVGDVETACFLFERMRKEGIRPDVKTYTILVDCLCMVGKDADALHYFEELKLTGLDPDLVAYNLMIDGLGKSLRVEEALSLFHEMQNRGIIPDLYTYNSLILNLGKAGMVKEARQIYEELELKGLEPNVFTYNALIRGYSMSGNLEHAYAVYEKMMVGGFTPNAVTIAHLPNQS; encoded by the coding sequence ATGATTGTGATGGAGCTCTGTTCTTCAAGGATTTGTGGTTCCAATATAAGCTGTGGTGTTCAAACCGATAGGAAGCCATCTATTCTAAACGGTAATGGTTTCTTTGGGAGAAAAACAATGGGAAATTTGAAGGTTTTACCATGTGGgtttcttttgaatttgaagaaaaagaggaaaaaacaagTGGGTTTTTGTGAGTTAGTGATAGTGCATTCATATGCGGTGATGGGAAGGAAAGGGAGAGCCGAAGATGGGTTGAGTTCTGATGAGGTAATTCAGATTCTGAAGTCCACGTCTGAACCAATTGAGGCTTTCTCGTTTTTCAAATCAGTCGCCAAACGGCCCCTTGTTTTCCACAGCACTGAGTCCTGCAATTACATGCTTGAGCTCTTGAGAGTCCATGGGAAGGTGGAAGAGATGGCTGTTGTGTTTGATTTGATGCAGAAGCAAATCATTAAGAGGAATTTGGATACCTACTTGACTATTTTCAAGAGTCTCTCTGTACGAGGAGGGATTGGGCAGGCCCCATTTGGGCTTGAACGGATGAGCAAAgctggttttgttttgaatgCCTTCTCGTACAATGGTTTAATCCATTTGCTTCTTCAATCTGGGTTTCTTAGGGAGGCTATGATGGTTTACAGAAGAGCAGTTTCTGAGGGGATTAAACCTAGTTTGAAGACTTACTCTGCACTTATGGTTGCATCAGGGAAGAGGAAGGACACCAAAACTGTTATGAATTTATTGGAAGAAATGGAAAGTATAGGTTTACGACCGAATATTTACACCTTCACAATATGCATTAGGGTGCTTGGACGTGCAGGTAAAATAGATGAAGCTTGTGGGATTCTCAAAAGAATGGAGGAGGAGGGATGTGGACCTGATGTCATTACTTATACAGTTCTCATTGATGCCCTTTGCAATGCTGGCAGACTTGATAGTGCCAAGGAATTGCTTTTAAGGATGAAATCTAGCAGTCATAAACCAGATCGGGTAACTTATATCACCTTGTTGGACAAGTTTAGTGATTCTGGGGATTTGGACTCGGTGAGAGAATTTTGGAGGCAGATGGAAGCTGATGGTTATGTTGCCGATGTGGTTGCTTTCACAATACTTGTGGGTGCTTTATGCAAAGCATATAAGATTGATGAGGCATTTGGCACATTGGATGTCATGAGAAAGAAGGGTGTGAAGCCAAATCTGTATACTTTCAATACACTGATTTCTGGGCTGCTGAGAGTAAATAGGTTGAATGAAGCACTAGAACTGTTCAACTCTATAGAATCTCAAGGTCCTGAGCCCACTGCTTTTACATACATCCTATTCATTGACTATTATGGTAAGTTAGGGGAGTCTGGCAAAGCTGTGGAGACctttgagaagatgaagaataggGGAATTGTTCCCAATGTGGTTGCTTGCAATGCTTCTTTATACAGCCTTGCAGAACAAGGTAACATTGGCCAGGCAAAGAATGTTTTCAATGGACTTAAGAATCATGGCCTTACTCCGGATGCTATAACCTATAATATGATGATGAAGTGCTACAGTAAGGCCGGGAAAGTCGATGAATCTGTAAAATTACTCTCTGAGATGATGCGAAATGGTTGTGTTCCTGATGTGATTACATTCAATTCCTTAATTGACTCACTTTACAAGGCCCATCAAGTGGATGAGGCATGGGATTTGTTTCACAGGATGAATAAGATGAAGCTTATTCCCACAGTTGTGACCTACAATACATTGTTGGCTGGATTAGGGAAAGATGGTAGATTGCAAAAGGCCATAGAATTATTTGAGAGTATGAGAACATATGGTGTTTCTCCAAACACAGTAACATTTAatacgcttcttgactgcctTTGCAAGAATGGAGAGGTCAATTGGGCCTTGGAAATGCTTTCTAGAATGACAAAAATGGAATGTTGGCCTGATGTATTAACATACAACACCATCATTCATGGTTTAGTTAAGGAAAACAGAGCTGATGATGCATTTTGGATCTTCCATCAGATGAGGAAACTGTTATATCCTGATTTTGTGACTTTGTGCACTCTCCTTCCGGTGGTGATAAAAAGTGGGCGGATTGAGGATGCTTTTAAGATTGCTGAGATTTTTTTCTATCAGGCTGGATGTGAAGCAGAGATGATTTCTTGGGAAAATCTAATGGAAGCAATTTTATGTGAAGCTGGAATAGAACCGTCTATCATATTTGCTGAAAGATTGGTGTCTGCTGGGGTTTGCAAGGATGATTCCATACTAAGCCCTCTACTTAAGTGTTTGTGCAGGCACAATAAAGCTGCTGATGCTAATAAGTTATTTGATAAATTCACGAAGATGTATGGAATTACAGCAACACTTGAAGtttataattatttaatggAAGGCCTCCTTGCAACCCAACTAACTGAAATGGCTTGGACTCTATTTGAAGAGATGAAGGCGGCAGCTTGTGCTCCCGATATTTTCACCTACAATTTGTTACTTGATTCTCTGGGAAAGTCAGAGAGGATTGATGAACTTTACAAATTGCGTGGAGAGATGCTTTCTAGGGGATGCCAACCAAACACCATAACTCACAACATTGTCATATCCAGCCTTGTCAAGTCTAACATGTTAGATGAGGCTATAGACTTGTACTACGATCTAATGTGTGGAGACTTCTCTCCTAGTCCTTGCACATATGGCCCGCTTATAGATGGCCTTTCAAAGTCAGGAAGGGTGGAGGAAGCAAAGCAATTTTCTGAGGAGATGGTTGAATATGGATGTAAACCTAACTGTGCCATTTACAATATTCTTATTAATGGATTTGGGAAGGTGGGTGACGTGGAAACTGCATGTTTTCTGTTTGAAAGGATGCGTAAAGAAGGAATTAGACCAGATGTAAAGACCTATACAATTCTTGTTGATTGCCTTTGCATGGTGGGGAAGGATGCTGATGCTTTGCACTATTTTGAGGAACTGAAATTAACTGGACTTGATCCTGATTTGGTTGCATACAACCTGATGATTGATGGGCTGGGGAAATCACTGAGAGTAGAAGaagctctctctcttttccatgaGATGCAAAATAGAGGAATTATCCCTGACCTTTATACATACAATTCCTTAATACTCAATCTTGGGAAGGCTGGCATGGTAAAGGAAGCAAGACAGATCTATGAAGAGCTTGAACTTAAGGGCCTTGAACCTAATGTTTTTACATATAATGCCCTCATTCGAGGGTATAGCATGTCAGGAAATCTTGAACATGCATATGCAGTCTATGAAAAGATGATGGTTGGGGGTTTCACTCCTAACGCAGTAACAATTGCTCACCTCCCTAATCAATCTTGA